From Deltaproteobacteria bacterium, a single genomic window includes:
- a CDS encoding TetR/AcrR family transcriptional regulator — protein sequence MTKLIKSLKAKKIKPKRPNGSVRSPKKEELVATRESQIAAGASNVMLKKGYHAATTREIAQECGMSMGQLYSYITSKDDILYIVFRQMYQVFIEHIQMSKQEKAKDPVDRLRKALFYTLKFTGSQRKFIQLLFTESRHLDKPHLDEILDMDKKFILTFWREMLSEFDLFKTSEKDLDFAASVVHYLLVFLPLRSWTVADRPLEENINSLIEFILRGLGLTGAPSIK from the coding sequence ATGACAAAATTGATCAAGAGTCTGAAAGCCAAAAAAATCAAACCAAAAAGACCAAATGGTTCCGTGCGCTCTCCTAAAAAGGAAGAGTTAGTCGCTACCAGAGAAAGCCAAATTGCTGCTGGCGCATCCAACGTCATGCTTAAGAAAGGATACCACGCAGCCACTACCCGCGAAATAGCACAGGAATGCGGTATGTCCATGGGTCAGCTCTATTCTTATATTACCTCCAAAGACGACATCCTCTATATTGTGTTCAGGCAGATGTACCAGGTATTTATAGAACACATCCAGATGAGCAAACAGGAAAAAGCAAAAGATCCGGTCGATAGACTCAGGAAGGCCCTCTTTTACACTCTGAAATTCACTGGCAGTCAAAGAAAATTCATTCAACTTCTTTTTACGGAAAGCAGGCATTTAGACAAACCGCATTTGGATGAAATCCTGGATATGGATAAAAAATTTATCCTCACCTTTTGGCGGGAAATGCTGTCGGAATTTGATTTATTTAAAACCAGCGAAAAGGATCTGGATTTTGCGGCCAGTGTTGTTCATTACCTTTTAGTGTTCTTGCCTTTAAGGTCCTGGACGGTTGCCGACCGCCCATTAGAGGAAAATATTAATTCCCTGATTGAGTTTATTTTGAGGGGCCTCGGGCTTACAGGTGCACCCTCTATCAAATAA